The Sulfurimonas lithotrophica genome includes a region encoding these proteins:
- the rfaE1 gene encoding D-glycero-beta-D-manno-heptose-7-phosphate kinase, producing MHNSPKVLVVGDLMIDHYLWGSANRISPEAPVQVVDIDKETTVLGGAGNVVNNLRALGCEVSVISVVGDDDVAHELKSMLDAIDTKSYLVKEDERKTSKKSRIIASHSQVVRYDKESKENITKSSESEVLKNFSTLCAEVDIVLLSDYGKGVLTTSLTKDIINIAKSKNKKVLVDPKGLDYSKYSGAYLLTPNKKEAQEASGINITDDNSLVDALKKLKDVAKLDISLITLSEDGIAIFDDKLIMRPTVAREVYDVTGAGDTVLASLGYSLASGKDIVSALEFANLAAGVVVGKLGSATATIDEIEHYRASINKTSIDAHIKSFEELKIQVERLKKLGKKIVFTNGCFDILHRGHVSYLDIAKSYGDVLILGLNSDASVRKLKGESRPINSEEDRAFVLSALESVDFVTVFSDETPYELIKMVEPDVLVKGGDYEGKEVVGSDIAREVKLVQFVDGKSTTKTIAKIQSCEC from the coding sequence ATGCATAACTCTCCTAAGGTTTTAGTTGTAGGTGATTTGATGATAGATCACTATCTTTGGGGTAGTGCAAACCGTATATCGCCCGAAGCGCCTGTTCAGGTTGTAGATATTGACAAAGAGACAACTGTCCTCGGCGGTGCAGGAAATGTTGTAAATAATTTAAGAGCACTTGGATGTGAAGTTAGTGTAATATCTGTCGTTGGTGATGATGATGTCGCACATGAATTAAAAAGCATGTTAGATGCGATAGATACAAAAAGTTATTTAGTTAAAGAAGATGAAAGAAAAACTTCTAAAAAAAGTCGTATTATTGCATCACATTCACAAGTAGTTCGTTATGATAAAGAGTCAAAAGAGAATATTACTAAGAGTTCTGAATCTGAGGTTTTGAAAAATTTCTCGACTCTTTGTGCGGAAGTTGATATTGTTTTATTATCAGATTATGGTAAAGGTGTTTTAACTACCTCTTTGACAAAAGATATTATAAACATTGCTAAATCTAAAAATAAAAAAGTATTAGTAGATCCAAAAGGACTTGATTATTCTAAATACAGCGGAGCCTACCTTTTAACTCCAAATAAAAAAGAAGCACAAGAAGCAAGCGGAATTAATATAACTGATGATAATTCCTTAGTAGATGCACTTAAAAAACTAAAAGATGTAGCAAAACTGGATATCTCTTTAATTACTTTAAGTGAAGATGGAATCGCAATATTTGATGACAAGCTTATTATGCGTCCAACTGTTGCACGTGAGGTATATGACGTGACAGGTGCAGGTGATACTGTCCTTGCCTCTCTTGGATATTCACTTGCCTCAGGGAAAGATATAGTTTCCGCTTTAGAGTTTGCTAACCTGGCAGCCGGTGTTGTTGTTGGAAAGCTTGGTAGTGCCACTGCAACGATAGATGAGATAGAACACTATAGAGCCAGTATAAATAAAACTAGTATAGATGCACACATTAAGAGTTTTGAAGAGTTAAAGATTCAAGTTGAGAGACTTAAAAAACTGGGTAAAAAAATAGTTTTTACAAACGGTTGTTTTGACATACTACATCGAGGGCATGTAAGTTATCTGGATATCGCAAAATCTTACGGTGATGTGCTTATTCTTGGACTTAATTCAGATGCAAGTGTTAGAAAATTAAAAGGTGAATCTCGTCCTATAAACTCTGAAGAGGATCGTGCATTCGTTCTCTCAGCTTTAGAGAGTGTGGATTTTGTAACTGTCTTTTCAGATGAGACACCGTATGAACTTATTAAGATGGTTGAGCCTGACGTACTTGTAAAAGGTGGAGACTATGAAGGCAAAGAGGTTGTAGGTAGCGACATTGCACGTGAGGTAAAACTTGTTCAGTTCGTAGATGGAAAAAGTACCACGAAGACTATTGCTAAAATCCAAAGTTGTGAGTGTTAA
- the waaF gene encoding lipopolysaccharide heptosyltransferase II, which yields MKIFIEIPTWLGDAVMTTPAIENIVKTYPDAKLTIYGSYVSTRLFLHHPSVEKIFIDESKKEGFRYLNLYRDAKKVGKFDIALSFRKNFTTQYLLFFLGVKKRYIYKRYTKKEIHQVLRYNVFINKSFEIQTTPGKLKIYGYESEKSDKKILGLNPGATYGSAKRWYPEEFAKVAIEMSKDYDIVIFGGPNEDEIAADIEKLLVDAGVKNYQNLAAKTSVEELISGISKLDLFVTNDSGPMHLAATFGVPTVTIFGPTKYTETNQWMNEKGVIVTKDLDCAPCMKRICPLGHHNCMKLIKADDVLEKIREVL from the coding sequence TTGAAGATATTTATTGAAATTCCTACTTGGCTTGGCGATGCTGTAATGACGACGCCTGCTATAGAGAATATCGTTAAAACATATCCGGATGCTAAGTTAACAATATACGGCTCATATGTATCTACAAGGTTGTTTTTACACCATCCAAGTGTAGAGAAGATTTTTATTGACGAGTCTAAAAAAGAGGGTTTTAGATATTTAAACCTTTATAGAGATGCAAAAAAAGTAGGCAAGTTCGATATAGCTCTGAGTTTTAGAAAAAATTTTACTACCCAGTACCTGCTTTTCTTTTTAGGTGTTAAAAAAAGATACATATATAAAAGATATACAAAAAAAGAGATACACCAAGTCTTACGTTATAACGTTTTTATAAATAAAAGTTTTGAGATTCAAACGACTCCAGGTAAGTTAAAGATATATGGTTACGAAAGTGAAAAATCAGATAAAAAAATTTTAGGTTTAAATCCGGGTGCGACTTACGGGAGTGCAAAGCGTTGGTACCCTGAAGAGTTTGCTAAAGTAGCTATAGAGATGTCAAAAGATTATGATATTGTAATCTTTGGCGGGCCTAACGAAGATGAAATAGCGGCAGATATTGAAAAACTGCTTGTAGATGCAGGTGTGAAAAATTATCAAAACCTAGCTGCTAAAACAAGTGTTGAAGAGTTAATAAGCGGTATATCAAAGTTAGACTTGTTTGTCACAAACGATTCTGGGCCTATGCATCTGGCAGCTACATTTGGAGTTCCTACGGTTACTATATTTGGACCGACCAAATATACAGAAACAAACCAGTGGATGAATGAAAAAGGTGTTATAGTTACAAAAGATTTGGATTGTGCCCCATGTATGAAACGTATATGTCCACTAGGGCATCATAACTGTATGAAACTTATAAAAGCAGATGACGTGCTGGAGAAAATTAGAGAAGTTCTCTAG
- the waaC gene encoding lipopolysaccharide heptosyltransferase I — MKIAIVRLSAMGDIVHSAIVLQFIKNIYPKSEIDWIVEKSMSAILKDNNDIHKIIEVELKKFKKTKKISDLTEQIKIIKSLPKYDYIIDMQGLLKSALITKFMKGDVYGFDKDSVREGIASFFYKHKINMPYDANTIDRNVQVVSKSLNLGITSKDIFEKKPFLFYRNENKIIYDYLSKEKKNIIFVIGSTWPSRNYPKEKFVEIANELKENILVIWGSEEEKKDGEYIEQHSDFATLVPRTDLNTLKALIAQCDLLIGNDTGPTHMAWAMNIPSITIFGPTPISRVYITDINKVVKSPSKVNPYKLNKEDYSIKEIDSYEICSIARELL, encoded by the coding sequence TTGAAAATAGCTATAGTCAGGCTTAGCGCAATGGGTGATATTGTTCACAGTGCAATCGTGCTACAGTTTATAAAAAATATTTATCCAAAATCTGAAATAGACTGGATTGTAGAAAAATCTATGTCAGCCATTTTAAAAGACAACAATGATATTCATAAAATTATAGAAGTTGAATTAAAAAAGTTTAAAAAGACTAAAAAAATATCTGATTTGACAGAACAAATAAAAATAATAAAATCACTTCCAAAATATGACTATATCATAGATATGCAAGGGCTTTTAAAGTCGGCATTGATCACTAAGTTTATGAAAGGTGATGTTTACGGTTTTGACAAAGACAGTGTACGTGAAGGCATCGCTTCATTTTTTTACAAACATAAAATCAATATGCCATATGATGCAAACACAATAGATAGAAATGTCCAAGTTGTAAGTAAATCCCTAAACTTAGGAATAACAAGTAAAGATATATTTGAAAAAAAGCCGTTTTTATTTTATAGGAATGAAAATAAAATTATTTATGACTACTTAAGTAAAGAGAAAAAAAATATAATCTTCGTAATAGGCTCAACTTGGCCTTCAAGAAACTACCCAAAAGAAAAATTTGTAGAAATTGCAAATGAATTAAAAGAAAATATATTAGTTATTTGGGGTAGTGAAGAGGAAAAAAAGGACGGTGAATATATAGAGCAACACTCTGATTTTGCAACACTTGTCCCAAGAACAGATTTGAATACTTTAAAAGCATTAATAGCTCAATGTGATCTACTTATAGGAAACGATACAGGTCCGACACATATGGCATGGGCTATGAATATACCCTCTATAACAATATTTGGACCAACTCCAATCAGTAGAGTTTATATTACTGATATAAACAAAGTTGTAAAATCACCTTCTAAAGTCAATCCATACAAACTAAATAAAGAAGATTATTCTATAAAAGAGATAGACTCTTATGAAATATGTTCTATAGCTAGAGAACTTCTCTAA